The DNA sequence TCCGCGTACACCTGGGCATCGGTGAACTCCCAGGTCTGATCACCCACCACCGCTGTTCCCGAGGCCTTCCCGCCCAGCAGCCAGGGATGCCAGTACTGGTTGAGGGCGGGCACCATCTGGAAGATGCTGGACCCACCAACAGCGCGGTGTGGCCAGGGCTCAAGGTTGGAGAATGTCATATCCAGCAGCACGTCGGGTCCAAGATCCACCCGCAGCCGCCGGTGGTTACCCTCAAAAGCCTCCGCTCCACCCTCCACACCCAAACTGTGGGGGTTGGCCCAGGCGCCATCCAGGGCTTCTGTGCGGATGAAACCATTCGGCCAGGCGGCGTAGCCCACCGTTGCCCACGGCCCCGACGGTCCCTGGTTCACGCCGCACAGGGCGATGATCACCCTGCCGGTGGCGGGATCGGTGATGCGCCAGAAGTACCCTTCCATTGACACCCCGGTGTGGGCGGGTAGGGGATCGCCGAAGGGAAGATCAGCTCCGGTTGAACGATAACGCTTCAGCAGACTCATAGGCCCCAGTACAGCACACCCCATGTGAGCTGTGCCACCATTTCTTCTCCGCGCCTCGGGGGTGCGACAATGAACCCCATGACAGCAACCCTCGTGGCCAACGATCTTGCTGGTGGCCACGGCCATCGCACCCTGTTCCATTCCCTCAACCTCACCGTCACCCCCGGGGATGTGGTGGGCGTGGTCGGTGCCAACGGTGCCGGGAAATCCACCCTGCTCCGGATCCTGGCTGGTGTGGATGAGCCACAGGCCGGAAC is a window from the Corynebacterium faecale genome containing:
- a CDS encoding tocopherol cyclase family protein, with the translated sequence MSLLKRYRSTGADLPFGDPLPAHTGVSMEGYFWRITDPATGRVIIALCGVNQGPSGPWATVGYAAWPNGFIRTEALDGAWANPHSLGVEGGAEAFEGNHRRLRVDLGPDVLLDMTFSNLEPWPHRAVGGSSIFQMVPALNQYWHPWLLGGKASGTAVVGDQTWEFTDAQVYAEKNWGREGFPESWWWGQAQGFKEPDACVAFAGGKIHSGKLRTEVTGLVVRLPGGKVFRLGNPVVSPVDTRTTDEQWLISGRGYGWDVEITATAPLDQAFVLPVPLPSEHRNTAGDLEHLVGELKIEVKRFGRHVWSGTTSLAALEHGGLDRAEAELRRRGLDPGLTFAPPVGL